The Sinomicrobium kalidii region ACGACATTTGGAAAGGACTTAAAGTTGAAAAGGACTTGTTAACCAATCAAAACAGACTTAATGAAGATTTACTGATTTTAAATGACAATGAGAACAGCCTTAAAGAACTGTCAGACATATTGCTCATTATCAATCAAGAGACGAAAAAATATTTTGACTACGACAAACTACAGAAGAAAAGAAATAAAGGCAGCAGCTAACATCGGCTATAGCAAATGCAGGCTGACCACTTAAAAATGAAGATATTACAACTAAATAAATTTACGGTAGGCGGACAAGAAAGCGGTTTCAATATCCCGCACTTGCCATAGCCAGGCACAAGCTAAAAAAACGGAATGACAGAAAATAACCAACTAACCATAAAATTCGGAGGAGACGGAAATATCAAAATAGATACCCTGACGGAATTTTTAGACAACTACAAACAACTTCTCTACTTAATCAATAATGAGTTAGGTTACAATCCTGCCGATATGATTATTGAAGTTTCCCCACCCGAAAACGGAAGTTTTAAAATTAAACTGAAGTCAAAATATAAAGATTTGATTTTAGAAAAAATGGGGGATTTAACCGTTGGAACTTTAGTTGGACTTCTGATTTTATTTGCAACAAACTCAACACAAAACAAAACGGAGGAAGAAATAAAAAAGATTTTGGAAGACAAACAAATCGTCGATAAAGAATTGCCAAAAGTAATTTATAATCTTTCCCAAGATTCAGGAGTAAATCAAAAAATTCAACAGACCTTTATCATCGTAAATAACGACGAGAACGTAAAGGATTTAAAAATAGAACGAGAAGAAAAAGAAATCATAAACATTAATCGAACAGAATTTTCAAAATTGATTGACCAAGCAACGACTTTAGAAATAGAAGAATTACCCGAATCGGACATCCTAACCGATGAAGCCACTTTAATAATAAAAACTATACATTTTGAGGGACACGCAAAATGGGCTTTTATTTTTAGAGGTTATCCAATAAAAGCATCTATCAAAGATGATGACTTTTTCGAGCGACTAAAAAATGAGGCTTTCAGAAAAGGAGATGCTCTAAAAGTAATTCTATCAAAAAAACGAAATTTTGATAAAGATTTACAAACCTATATTGTTGACCAAAATAGTTATGTGATTGAAAAAGTAACTGAACACATATCTAAATCGGACAATCAAAATAGATTAAAATTTGAATGAAAAGCCAGAGCCTAACATCGCCTACACGTCAGGTGGGCAAAAGGCGTACTTGGGAATAACCTCGGATACGTCCAACGGTAGTTCCTTTTTTGCTAACTTAATTGCGTAGAAACCTGCCCGCCATGTAGTCGTAAACCGTTAGGCAACATTTGAGAAAATGACCAAAAGAAAAAAAATAATTATTGGATTACTATTATTGGACTCATAGCTGTAAGTTTAATCATTTACTCTTGGTTTTATACCTACAATCGATTAGAATCACTACCATTTGATGAAAGAGGTACTTTTGGAGATATGTTTGGCTCTATTAATGCTTTGTATTCAGGTTTGGCATTCGCTGGAATAATATTCACAATTTTACTTCAAAAAAAAGAACTAAATTATCAAAGGGAAGAGCTTAGAGAAACAAGAAAAGAATTTGAGACACAAAACAAAACGTTAAAGCTTCAAAGATTTGAAAATACTTTTTTCAATCTTTTATCTCTACATCACCAAATTATAGATTCGATAGATTTAGATATAGAGAAAGAAAAAAGAGTTAAAAGTCCTTCTGTCAACACCGTGCGATTTTCATTAGATAATCCGACGGAATACGAACGAATTATAATAAAAGGAAGAGATATTTTTAAGCTAACATATGATGAGCTAAAAGAAAAGCTTGGAGATAAAAAAGCTATAGAAAGTATCAATATCGATTATATGGAGTTTTACGAATCTGTTCAAACTGACTTTGGGCACTACTTCAGAAATTTATATCGTATTATTAAGCTTGTAGATCAAACAGAATTTCATAGTCATTCGGAATTAGATGTTGATCCAAATGGCATAACCCGTATAGAACGTTTGGGTTATACTCAACCCAATTATAATACTCGTTACAAATATACATCAATAATAAGGGCACAATTATCTGATTACGAACTTTTGTGGCTATTTTATAATGGATTAAGTGAAAAAGGAAATGAAAAATTTAAGCCTTTAATTGAAAAATATTCCATCTTAAAGAATTTACCAAAAGACAAACTTAATAACCCAGAATTAACTGAAGAATATAAACCAAAAGCATATAATAACAATTGAAAACCGTACCCTAATGACTATAAAGTAATTGCTTGTTCTCGCCTATTCTGAAAATTCTACAGAAGTTTTCAGATTGATGTGTTTGTATAGTTAGATACTAATTCTAACGACTACTTATTATTGAAACCGATGTACAACATTTTAACAAAATATGACCTCCGAAACTATTAACAGCCTATTTCCATCAACAATTTCTCTAATTGTTACTTCTTTATTCGGACTATTAGTAGGAATATTGGTTGAAAAATTTAAAAACAGATTACGAATCATAACCTATGAGATTTACACCCAAAACCTTAAACCGGATTTATCCCCTAGCTTAGCTGGAAAAATACAAATAACTTTAGACAATAGAGTAATACATTCATTAAGGACTATATATTTTAAGTTTGAAAACAAAAGCAACGTTGATTTAGAAAATGTTGCAATAAAGTTTAGTATAGGTCCAGGTGCTTTTATTCAAAGTGGTGAAGGATATTTAAGTAATGACTCGTCCTGGCTGAAATGGACAGAAAGCCATAATACTTTCTTTGAAAATGTTCTTGCAGAGTATACTAATTTACCAGTAGATGAAAGTGGAAAAAAGAACATTTCGGATGAATTAAAAAATAGAATCAATCACATATATAGCACTCAAGAATTTTTAGTTCCTGTTTTTAATAGAAATGAAAGTGCTCACTTTAATTTTCTTCTTGAAGACCCATTAGACGGTAGTTTAGCTAATTTATTGCCTTCTATTGTACATAAATCAGTCAAGTTAGAAAGGAAAATAGATGATGACAAAGCTGCCAAACAAAATTTATGGACAGCAGTATCTATCGGAACAATAATCGTAATAATCGTTCTTTCATTAATGATTTATTCTAATCCACCACAAACGATTCTGATAATTGTTGCTGGAATTGTCGGATTTTCTTATTCAATTATCGGTTATTTGATTTTAGGAATTTATAAAAGAATTAGAGCGTTTTTTAAGTAAAAAATGTTGTACAACAATGATCATAGTTACATAGTTGGTTGGAGAGACCTACAAGTTTTTCTTCACAAAGATTTCCAAAAAGAATGGAAAAGCAAATAGCTGGAATCTCAAAAATGGTACAACCAAAAATAAATCCATACCTTTACCAAGTAAAGACACCCAACCCCACCCAACAAAAATGCTCTTTCCCATACCCGGTGTACAAATAGGTGAACACAAAAACGATTAACACTGTAACGAGTTGATATACAGTCGGTATCGAAGATGAAAATTCTTCCAGTCACGCTTTACTAATAATGCTTATTGGTTTAATGAAACCTTTGACTGTACTTCTTGTGTCTGACCGTTTAATCTAGTAGCCAACTGCTCCATATCCTCATGTATTTTAGTTTCCAATACCCTGGCATAAATCTGCGTAGTAGAAAGTTTGGTATGGCCTAATAGTTTGGATACCGTTTCTATGGGCACACCGTTGGAAAGCGTTACCGTTGTGGCAAAAGTATGCCGGGCAGCGTGAAAAGAAATGTGCTTATCAATACCGCATAGTTCCATAATTTCCTTTAAATAGCTGTTGGTCTTTGGGTTGGAATAGACAGGTAAAAGTTTATCACCCTTTCCGGAAACGGTATCATATTTTTTCAGGATTTCAAGGGCTTTATCCAAAAGAGGGATTTTAACGGGAGTCTGGCTCTTTTGTCGTTGTGTGGATATCCAATGCTTGCCGTCTATTCCCCTAACAATATGGCGGTCGCTTAATGCCTCTACGTCCACATAAGAAAGCCCTGTATAACAGCAAAAGACGAAAATATCCCGTACCAGGCAATGGCCTTGTTTTTTGAGGATAATAGATTCGAGTTTTTCGAGTTCCGAAGCATTCAGATATACCCGCTCATACCGATCGTATTTTAGCTTATAGCGTATAAAAGGGTCTTTGACTATCCATTCCATTTTTAGGGCCAGGTTGATTAATTTTTTTAATCGTTCCAGATGTTTCATCGCCCCGTTATTGTTTAATGGCTGATGCTCATTAATAGGGGAGGTGGTGCGTAAAAAATACTCGAAATCCGCAATAAAACGGTACGATAATTCCTGAAGGTAAACATCATCCGATCGCATCATTTTCTGCAAAAACAGTTTAATATACCGTTCCGTAGTATAATAATTCTTCATGGTTGAAGGGGCCAAAACCATTTTCATTCTGGTATTGTGATAATGTATTAATTCCACCAAAGTATGGTAGTCGTCGTCTTCCCCGACAAACAAATTTTTGATAGCCCGCGCCGTTACTAGCTTTCGCGAAGATTTTAATTGTTGGTAACAATCGTATAAATCTGCTTGGGTAGCGTCCAGATAAGCGTTTAACGCCCTGGATTCGGGGCTTCGCGAAGTCAAGCGCCCGGATTTGGTGTCCCAGGAGGTCACCGCACAGGTAACCGAAATAGACCGTTTTAAACTGATCTCTGCCCGTTTTCCATTGACGGTAACACGGGCATAAATGGGGATCAATCCGTTCTTCTTTTTCTTGGCCTTATTCGGCCAGAATAAAATGTTGAAAGTGTTGGAAGTCCGCATAAACTCTCGTTTTAAGTGAAACATCGATTTGCAAAACGAAAGTCAAATCGCAACGAAAGTCATTTGCTATTACCCGGTAAGGTAATAAAAATTTCGGTCTCAAAACAGGTAACCGAATAGGTAACTTTTTATTTGCTTAAAAAAGAAACCGTATGAATTCGGCAAAAATTTATTTTACTGAAAATCACACGGTTAACCATTTTTTGATATTAAAAAATATCTGCTTTGTCGGGGTGACTGGACTCGAACCAGCGACCACACGCACCCCATGCGTGTACGCTACCAACTGCGCCACACCCCGATTGCCCTGTGGCTTTTGATAGGGGAGAACACTTGTGCTTTCCCGAATTCTGCGCGAATATACAGAAAAATTATAAAGTGGAAAATATAAATGATAAACAAAAATCAACGCCTGTGTTTACTGTATTGATTATGTGTCTATTCCTGAAAAAACAACTGGAAAACGGGCGTTCTTTTAAGAAAAACGCCCGCTATGGTGAAGCTTATTTTTGATTTCGCTCCTTAAAGGCTTCGAATTCGGACTTGGTTTCCCTTTTCGGCCAGTAATTGTTTTCCGTATTAACATCGGCGGTTTCCTCTTTGGGGTCTACTATTATCTGGCTTAACTCTTTGTCCGTAGCAATGACTTTTGAAACTTCGGTATCATTTTTTCGCCATAATTCCACAGGGTATTTCACGGTTTCTTTACTACCATCGGTATAGCTGTACTCGACAATGAGGGGCATGAGCATTTCTCCCGGTTTTTCAAAGGTTACTTCATAAAAATAGTTAGGTTGTTTTAATTTTGAGCGTTCCTCCGGGGTAAAATTGTCGAGGATATACTCGTTCAGCGGAGTGGAATGTTCCAGGAGAGAACCGTTTTTAAGTGCTTCGGTATAATTTTCCGCACCCTCTTCCGCAAAAAATACAAACGGAACGGTATCCGGAATGTTCCGGGCGGCCATGATCTCTTTAACCTTATCATTGGGTTGAGGAGACACAAAGAATTTTTTTACTTCCTTAACTCCTATGTCTACATGGTCTGTGGTGTAGAACCAGCCTCTCCAGAACCAGTCGAGTTCCACACCGGAGGCGTCCTCCATCGTACGGAAAAAATCTTCCGGGTTGGGGTGCTTGAACATCCAGCGCTGTGCATAGGTTTTGAAAGCATAGTCGAATAACTCGGGCCCCATGATGGTTTCCCGGAGTATGGTAAGTCCGGCTGCCGGTTTACCGTAAGCATTATTACCCAGTTGATAAACGTTTTCCGGGTTGCTCATAATGGGGGCGATATAATCCTGGTTGCCTTTCATATACGTGACCATGGATGACGGTTTCCCTCTTCTGGAAGGATAATTTTCCATAAAATCCTGCTCGGTAAGATATTGCAGGAAGGTGTTAAGTCCTTCGTCCATCCATCCCCATTGGCGTTCGTCGGAATTGACGATCATAGGGAAAAAATTATGGCCTATTTCGTGGATAATAACACTGATCATCCCGTATTTTACCCTGTCGGAATAGGTGCCGTCCTCGTCCGGGCGACCATAATTCCAGCAGATCATGGGGTATTCCATGCCCTGGTTTTTGGCGTGTACGGAAATAGCCTTGGGATAGGGATAGTCAAACGTATGACCGGAATATGATTTCAGGGTATGGGCCACAACCCTGGTGGAATATTCTTCCCACAACGGGTTGCCTTCCTTGGGATACAGCGATTCGGCCATAACAGTCCGGTCTCCCATTTTTACCGCCATGGCATCGTATATGAATTTACGCGAAGTGGCAAAGGCAAAATCACGTACACTTTCGGCTTTGAACTCCCAGGTGTTTTTCCTGTTGGAAAAGGATTTCTCTTTAGCCTCGGCTTCTTCCTGCGTAACGATAACAACGGGTTCGTCAAAAGATTCTGTAGCTTTCTCATACCGTTTCATCATCGTTCTGGTAAATACGTCCTTACGGTTTTGAAGTTCTCCCGTAGCCTCCAGCATGTGATCTGCGGGGACGGTAATGTTCACCTCGTAATTTCCGAAGGGAAGGGCAAATTCACCACTGCCCCAGAACTGGTAATTTTGCCAGCCCTCATGATCGTTATATACGGCCATTCTCGGGAAGAACTGGGCTATGACATAAGTATTGTTACCGTCTTTCGGGAAATGTTCGTAACCACTCCGCGCCCTGTTTGTTACGTGATTGTTAACATTATACCACCATTTGATGGAAAAAGAGATCTTTTCTCCCGGTTGCAGGGGTTCCGGAATATCAATACGCATCATGGTATAGTTGATGGTGTAGGGTAGGGGATTCCCTTTACGGTCTTTTACATATTCAATATTAAAGCCGCCGTCAAAAGGTTCTTTCAGGTATTTGTCGACAAACCTTTCCGGGCTCTCGGCGGGTGCAAATTTTTCATTGTTTTTATCCAGGGCAGGGGAGTTTTTGGAACGGATATTCTGGTCGAGCTGCACCCACAGGTATTCCAGTTTATCCGGCGAATTGTTGGTGTAGGTAATGGTTTCTTCGCCGTATAGTTTCTGGTTTTTGTCGTCGAGTTCTATATCCATCTTGTAATCTGCCTGTTGCTGGTAATAGGCAGGTCCGGGTGCTCCCGAAGCTGTGCGGAACATGTTGGGGGAGGTAAATTCCTGGTACATCTGGCGGAATTTGTTGGTGTTGACATGTCCTTGTTGTTCCGTGGGTTCTTCCTGTGCGTATGCCCCGGTGAGTAAAGCCAGCGCCAGGAAAAGGAAGAAGCGTGTTTTTATTGAATTCATGTCTGAGTTATGTTAGTAAATGATACAGTGTTGCAAATTAGTTATTTTTTGGAAAAGCCTTGTCACTTTTGCTTGAAATTTACCGTACAGCGGTCTTTATCTTTGAGCAGCAGAAAGCTTTTTTTGATATTCTCTGTCCGGATATGTACAATATTTTGCTGTTCCGGATAGGTTTCATATAAGAGCTTGTTTTCGATCTCAATAGAAGCGGGGAGCGGGGTATCCGGAATTTCGAGGTAGGATACGATCATTCCTTCCTTGAATTCTTTCCCGACAAACCGGAATTTTTTGACCTTTCCGTTTACCTTTATAATAAATTTATCGGAATAATACTTTTCCAGGTAGGTATCTGCATCCGGGGTTTCTTTGGCCGTAGCCAGTCTGGATCGTATACCATACCGTTGATCTATGGTTTTTTCAAGATCGTCTACAAAGATCCTGGAAACGATCTGTATGGCGTGTTCTTCTGTATTGTACCGGACATTTGTTGTACTCACGTAGAACTTATGTGCATTTACAAAAGCAAATAACGGAAAAAGCAGGGCAAAAGCGAATATTTTTTTTAAGGGATACATAAATTCAAGTACTAAGTAAAAAGGTAAAAGAAAGCTAATCCTTCGGAATAGTGACAGGATTGTTTATCGCTGTGTACCGGGTGGCCTGAACTTTTAAAAATTGTAACAGTGCCGCCTGATCATCGGTTTTTATGATCCTGTTGTATTCCTGCTGTACGGAACAAAAGTATAAAAAATCGTATATCTTTTCCCGGGCGATCCCGGCAGAAAGGAAAAACCGGTCTCCAAAGCTTTTGCGTACCTTTTCCAGTTTTGCCTTTTTCCTTTCCTGTTTAAGGCGGTTTTTAAGTTTTTTGGTACGTCCGGTAATTCCGTTTATTATGAAATCTGTTTTTAAGCCAATATTAGGGCTTATACTGGTTTTATCAATTACGATAGACTTATCAGTCGAAGTATACAATTTCCTTTCTGCCTGCGTACGCGGAATAACATGGGTGTTGGGAAGCCCCAGGCTCATGGCGTTGACAGTATCCGTTTTGGCGTCCCGGAGGTCTGAGTCCAGGTTCCCGGTAAGGTTTTTCAGGATGACTTCGTCCAGTTCGGTCACCTGTTCTTCCAGATCGACAATAAGTGCAGAGCCGTTCAGGTTGGCTTCGGCAATGACAATTTCCCTGTCTCGGAACTGTACGGCAGAAAACAGCAGGGTATCCCCGGGAGTTGCCGGGATGGAAAAATGGCCCTTGTTGTCGGTAATAGTGGCTGTATTTGAAGTCTTGTTAATGACGTGTATTCCCTCACGATCCGGATCTTTACTTTTTACTATGCCCGTAACCTGGATTTGTGCATATAGGCTGCATAAGGGAAGGGGCAGTAAAAAGAAGAAAATGGCCAGTTTTTTTCTGCTGTCCGGATTTTTTTTGTGGTGTGTCTTATCATATCGCATTCCCGGAGTTTAGTGTTTTAATGGGGCAAGGGCATTCACTTTTATATATTGTTCTGCCATGACCTTTAGCGTATCGGTCAGGGATATGAGGTCATTGCTGTTCTTCAGGCGGTCGTAGTTTTCCTGTTCGGCGCAATAGAACAGGAAATCGTATATTTTGTCCTCGGGTATTCCCAGGGAAGTAAAAGTGTGGGATTTAAGCGCTTCGCGTATTTCCTCGGTCTTTGCTGCATCTTTCTCCAGTTGCACGCGTTTTTTCAATTTTTTGGTCCGTCCGGTTATAGCGTTTATGATGGGGATTATGGGGATCAACCCACCTCCTGAGGTTGCTTCAATTAACTTTCTTTGGGTTTTTGAAGGAAGGACCTTCATGGCATTGGGCAATCCGAGGTTTACAGCGTCAACACTGTCCGTTTTTATTTTGTGTAGGTCTGTAGTCAGGTTCCCGGTAAGATTTTTTAACACCACTTCGTCCAGTTGGGTTACCTGTTCCCGAAGCTGTACGATGAAAGGATGGGCATTCAACATTTCAGTAGTGACCACGACTTCTTCCTTACGGAACTGTACGGCCGAAAACAGCAGGGTATCTCCTTCCTGTACCCGGATATTAAAATAACCTTTGGCATCTGTTATTGTAGCCGATTCGGAAGTTTTATTAATGACATGTATACCCGATACATCCGAAAAGCGGTTTTCGACTTTTCCCTGTAAATCAGTCTGGGCACGAAGGCCGTAAAAGGAAAAGGAGAGAAAGCATAGAAGGAGCCTGTTTTTTCTTGTGTTGTGCAAGTCACCGGGTTATACGTTATGATAGCTTTACGGTGTGTTACCGGGAAACGGCAGGACGCGGGGAGCGCCTGTAAGGATCATATATTCCTTTTTTTGTGGTTTTAAAAAAGGGGAGAAGCTATTCTTCATTAAGGGTTTTGCGGTAATTTTCACTTTGCCGGACCAGGAACTCAATGAGTTCAAATTCATTGTTTTTTCGCAACAATGATTGACGCGGGATTTTCATATCACAGTAATAAAGAAAATCGTCTATCTTGTCCTGTGGTATTTTGAGGTCTATGACAAAAAACTCGTCATCATATACCTGGCGGAGTACTTCACTTACCTTGAGTTGCTTTTTCGGCGTTTCCTGTTCCTTGTTGGAAAGGAAAAGGGCTTTGAAAATATTCACGAAATTGATTCCGTGCCGTAATCTGTGTTCAGGTGTGGCCATGTTCGGAACTTCGGTAGAGTAGTCTTCTTCATAGCTGAATTCCTTGAATTCCTCTCCTTTGAGTTCGAGGAATTTTGCCCTGTTTTCCGGGGTTACCACGACCTCTTCCAATTCGGTCACTTTTTCATTGACCTCTACTACAAGACGGTTGTTATTCAGTATGCTGTCGGTAACCTCTACGGTTTTTAACTGGTAATTTACCGCAGAAAACACAAGCTTGTCGCCAGATTTTACGCTTATTTCAAACTCGCCGTTATCGTTAGTGGTTGTTGCATTTTCCGTTGTGATGTTTATGACATTCTGATTAGATACATAGGTATTCCTGTACAACACCTGCCCCCTGAGGATAATCCTGTCATCGCTTTGCGAATATGTGATGAATGTGCAGAGAAAGGTCAGAATAAATACTATTTTTCGCATCGGGTCTTTTTTGGTTCCTATGTTAGTTGCGTACAGGTTTCAGAAAAGAAAAGCGGGGCCTTCCTTCTCATGGGGGTTGGGTTTACCGTGGGTAAAGAAAACACAAGATTACCGGAAAAAAAACTGTACGGCAATTAAAGTTTTGTTAAATACAATATTTAAATTTACAAAAAATCTGATTAAGGAATTACGCGAAAAACGACTTCATGAAGCGACTTATTATTGCCAGTACATCTACGGTGCACGGCGGTACGTACCTGTCTTATATCTCATCCCGGCTTGAACTGTTTTTTTCCGAAACGGACCAAATCCTCTTCATACCTTACGCCAGGCCGGGGGGAATAACTCATGATGAATATACCGAAATAGCCCGGAAGGGCCTTGCCCGTACCGGTAAAAAAGTAATTGGCATTCATACCTTTGCAGACCCCGTAAAAGCCGTTCGTGAAGCCCGGGCGGTGTTTACCGGGGGAGGAAATACTTTTTTGCTGGTTACGCAACTCTACAAAACAGGGGTAATGGAACCGTTGCGGGAGGCGGTATGGAACGGTACCCGGTATTTCGGCACGAGTGCGGGGGCTAACATTACGGGCTTAACCATGCAAACGACCAACGATATGCCCATTATTTATCCGCCGAGTTTTAAAACCCTGGGATTGGTTCCGTTTAATATCAACCCGCATTACCAGGACGCGGATACGAGCAGCAAACATATGGGGGAAACCCGTGAAACACGGATCGGGGAGTTTCATAAAATAAATACCCAGCCCGTTGTTGGCCTCCGGGAAGGCAGTTGGTTGGATGTGGAAGGAGATAACATTACACTGGAAGGTGAATTGGCTGCCCGGATCTTCGAACAGGGAAAATCACCTTACGAACTGGAAAGCGGAAGTAACATCAGTTTCTGGCCCTCAGTGTGAAAATATCTTTAACCCGATAATAGAGGCGATAAGGGTAGTGATAAAAAATAACCTCCAGAAGTCGGCCGGTTCCTTAAAAAAGACGATCCCCATCAATACGGTACCCACGGCCCCTATACCGGTCCAGACGGCATAGGCTGTGCCTATGGGCAATACCTGTGTGGCACGGTAAAGCAGGTACATGCTTAGCGACAATGACAGGAAAAAGCCCACGATCCACAAATAGGATGTTGTGCCTGCGGTTTCTTTGGCCTTTCCCAGGCAGAATGTAAAACCCACTTCGAAAAAGCCCGCGATGACAAGGATTAACCAGTGCATTTTTTAGATCAGGTCAGGTTATTTATTCTTCTTTTTCA contains the following coding sequences:
- a CDS encoding putative phage abortive infection protein, with translation MFGSINALYSGLAFAGIIFTILLQKKELNYQREELRETRKEFETQNKTLKLQRFENTFFNLLSLHHQIIDSIDLDIEKEKRVKSPSVNTVRFSLDNPTEYERIIIKGRDIFKLTYDELKEKLGDKKAIESINIDYMEFYESVQTDFGHYFRNLYRIIKLVDQTEFHSHSELDVDPNGITRIERLGYTQPNYNTRYKYTSIIRAQLSDYELLWLFYNGLSEKGNEKFKPLIEKYSILKNLPKDKLNNPELTEEYKPKAYNNN
- a CDS encoding DMT family transporter, producing MHWLILVIAGFFEVGFTFCLGKAKETAGTTSYLWIVGFFLSLSLSMYLLYRATQVLPIGTAYAVWTGIGAVGTVLMGIVFFKEPADFWRLFFITTLIASIIGLKIFSH
- a CDS encoding carboxypeptidase-like regulatory domain-containing protein, which encodes MRKIVFILTFLCTFITYSQSDDRIILRGQVLYRNTYVSNQNVINITTENATTTNDNGEFEISVKSGDKLVFSAVNYQLKTVEVTDSILNNNRLVVEVNEKVTELEEVVVTPENRAKFLELKGEEFKEFSYEEDYSTEVPNMATPEHRLRHGINFVNIFKALFLSNKEQETPKKQLKVSEVLRQVYDDEFFVIDLKIPQDKIDDFLYYCDMKIPRQSLLRKNNEFELIEFLVRQSENYRKTLNEE
- the pepE gene encoding dipeptidase PepE encodes the protein MKRLIIASTSTVHGGTYLSYISSRLELFFSETDQILFIPYARPGGITHDEYTEIARKGLARTGKKVIGIHTFADPVKAVREARAVFTGGGNTFLLVTQLYKTGVMEPLREAVWNGTRYFGTSAGANITGLTMQTTNDMPIIYPPSFKTLGLVPFNINPHYQDADTSSKHMGETRETRIGEFHKINTQPVVGLREGSWLDVEGDNITLEGELAARIFEQGKSPYELESGSNISFWPSV
- a CDS encoding M1 family metallopeptidase, which produces MNSIKTRFFLFLALALLTGAYAQEEPTEQQGHVNTNKFRQMYQEFTSPNMFRTASGAPGPAYYQQQADYKMDIELDDKNQKLYGEETITYTNNSPDKLEYLWVQLDQNIRSKNSPALDKNNEKFAPAESPERFVDKYLKEPFDGGFNIEYVKDRKGNPLPYTINYTMMRIDIPEPLQPGEKISFSIKWWYNVNNHVTNRARSGYEHFPKDGNNTYVIAQFFPRMAVYNDHEGWQNYQFWGSGEFALPFGNYEVNITVPADHMLEATGELQNRKDVFTRTMMKRYEKATESFDEPVVIVTQEEAEAKEKSFSNRKNTWEFKAESVRDFAFATSRKFIYDAMAVKMGDRTVMAESLYPKEGNPLWEEYSTRVVAHTLKSYSGHTFDYPYPKAISVHAKNQGMEYPMICWNYGRPDEDGTYSDRVKYGMISVIIHEIGHNFFPMIVNSDERQWGWMDEGLNTFLQYLTEQDFMENYPSRRGKPSSMVTYMKGNQDYIAPIMSNPENVYQLGNNAYGKPAAGLTILRETIMGPELFDYAFKTYAQRWMFKHPNPEDFFRTMEDASGVELDWFWRGWFYTTDHVDIGVKEVKKFFVSPQPNDKVKEIMAARNIPDTVPFVFFAEEGAENYTEALKNGSLLEHSTPLNEYILDNFTPEERSKLKQPNYFYEVTFEKPGEMLMPLIVEYSYTDGSKETVKYPVELWRKNDTEVSKVIATDKELSQIIVDPKEETADVNTENNYWPKRETKSEFEAFKERNQK
- a CDS encoding site-specific integrase, with amino-acid sequence MRTSNTFNILFWPNKAKKKKNGLIPIYARVTVNGKRAEISLKRSISVTCAVTSWDTKSGRLTSRSPESRALNAYLDATQADLYDCYQQLKSSRKLVTARAIKNLFVGEDDDYHTLVELIHYHNTRMKMVLAPSTMKNYYTTERYIKLFLQKMMRSDDVYLQELSYRFIADFEYFLRTTSPINEHQPLNNNGAMKHLERLKKLINLALKMEWIVKDPFIRYKLKYDRYERVYLNASELEKLESIILKKQGHCLVRDIFVFCCYTGLSYVDVEALSDRHIVRGIDGKHWISTQRQKSQTPVKIPLLDKALEILKKYDTVSGKGDKLLPVYSNPKTNSYLKEIMELCGIDKHISFHAARHTFATTVTLSNGVPIETVSKLLGHTKLSTTQIYARVLETKIHEDMEQLATRLNGQTQEVQSKVSLNQ
- a CDS encoding DUF6702 family protein; the encoded protein is MYPLKKIFAFALLFPLFAFVNAHKFYVSTTNVRYNTEEHAIQIVSRIFVDDLEKTIDQRYGIRSRLATAKETPDADTYLEKYYSDKFIIKVNGKVKKFRFVGKEFKEGMIVSYLEIPDTPLPASIEIENKLLYETYPEQQNIVHIRTENIKKSFLLLKDKDRCTVNFKQK
- a CDS encoding carboxypeptidase-like regulatory domain-containing protein, which encodes MRYDKTHHKKNPDSRKKLAIFFFLLPLPLCSLYAQIQVTGIVKSKDPDREGIHVINKTSNTATITDNKGHFSIPATPGDTLLFSAVQFRDREIVIAEANLNGSALIVDLEEQVTELDEVILKNLTGNLDSDLRDAKTDTVNAMSLGLPNTHVIPRTQAERKLYTSTDKSIVIDKTSISPNIGLKTDFIINGITGRTKKLKNRLKQERKKAKLEKVRKSFGDRFFLSAGIAREKIYDFLYFCSVQQEYNRIIKTDDQAALLQFLKVQATRYTAINNPVTIPKD
- a CDS encoding carboxypeptidase-like regulatory domain-containing protein, which codes for MHNTRKNRLLLCFLSFSFYGLRAQTDLQGKVENRFSDVSGIHVINKTSESATITDAKGYFNIRVQEGDTLLFSAVQFRKEEVVVTTEMLNAHPFIVQLREQVTQLDEVVLKNLTGNLTTDLHKIKTDSVDAVNLGLPNAMKVLPSKTQRKLIEATSGGGLIPIIPIINAITGRTKKLKKRVQLEKDAAKTEEIREALKSHTFTSLGIPEDKIYDFLFYCAEQENYDRLKNSNDLISLTDTLKVMAEQYIKVNALAPLKH